The genomic window GACACGTTGACTCGCGAGGGCCAGTTCGCGGGCACCCTGCCGACCCAGGAGGGCACCGGGACCGAGCGCGGGCACCGGCAGCACGGCCGGCCGGCGCAGCACGTGCGCCAGTGCCCGCGTGTATTCGGCGTTCCGGACGACTCCGGGCGCAACAGCGTTGACCGGACCTGACAGCTGGGAGTCGACGAGGGCGCGGTGATAGACGTCGACCAGGTCGTCGAGGTCGATCCACGACAGCCACTGACGTCCGCTGCCGAGCCGGCCACCGAGGCCGGCGGCGAACAGCGGCCGCTGCAGGTGCAGCACCCCACCGCGGGGCGTCTGCACGATGCCGGTGCGCACGGTCACCACCCGCAACCCGCCCTCGGCCGCCGGTGCGGTCGCGGCTTCCCAGTCGGCGACCACTCCGGCGAGGAAACCGTCACCGCGCGAAGCGGTCTCGTCGAGGACCTCGTCGCCGCGGTCGTACCCGTAGAGGCCGATCGCCGACGCCGACACGAACGTCGACGGTCCGTGTGCCGCCGCTGCGGCGCATTCGGCGAGCCGCCGCGTCGGACCGATTCTGCTGCCGCGCACCGCGGCTCGGTGCTCGTCGGTGAACCGGCCCGCGATGGACGCCCCGGCCAGGTGCACCACGGCGTCGACCCCGTCGAGCAGGTCCGCGGCCGGCGCGTCCGGATCCCACCGGCGTTCCCCGTCGTGCCGCGGCTCCCGCCGCACCAGTCGGATCACCCGGTGGCCGCCCGTGGACAGGAAGGCGGTGAGCGCAGTGCCGACCAGCCCGGACGCCCCCGTCACCGCGACGGTCACCGGCCGCATGCCGTGGCCCCGTGCCCAGCGGTGGACGGCGAGGTCGTCGGCGAGTTGACGGTGCCGGTATCGGAACGTCTGCCGGAGGAACCGGCCGGGGACCGGGGTGTCGACGCGGTCGGTGACACGGGTGCTCCCATCGTCGACGGCCTCGAAGTGGTGCTCGTGCCGCCACCGTCCGATCACTCGCGGCGGCAACGAACGCCACCCGTCGGCGCCGAGGGCGTCGACGAAACACGTCGGCGGATCGTAGGCGTCGGGCCGGTGCTCGGCCACCCACCGCAGGCCGCCGGGCAGCCCGAGCACGGCCCGACCGTCCGCGAGGGACGACGCCTCGCTGATCGCGTGCATCGGCTGCCACGGCGGCAGCAACCGCTGCAGGGCACCGGGTCGGGCGTGCCAGGCGAACACCTCGTCCCGTGGCGCGTCGACGACGCTGTCGAATCGGATTCCCATCGGTTCCGGCCACCTCCACTCGATCGACGTTCGGAAGTGATTCGACGCTACGCGTGCCGCGGACGGGTCGCTGTTCGACGCCGCGGCCCCGGAACCCGGCCCCGTCGGTCAGATCTCCCCGTAGCGGGCCAGGGCCTCCCGGCGTTCCTCGGCATGGTCGACGACGGGCGCCGGATAGCCCGGCGGCGGCCCGTCCGGCAGACGATGCACCTGTTTGCCGGTGACGCCCCGCAGTTCCGGCACCCAGCGGCGCACGTAGTCCCCCGTCGGGTCGAACTTCTCGCCCTGGGTGAGCGGATTGAACACCCGGAAGTAGGGTGCGGCGTCGGTGCCGCACCCGGCTGTCCACTGCCACCCGTGCTGGTTGGACGCGATGTCGCCGTCCACCAGACGGTCCATGAAGTGCCGGGCACCCCACCACCACGGCACGTGCAGATCCTTCGTCAGGAACGATGCGACGATCATCCGCACCCGGTTGTGCATCCAGCCCTCGGCCAGCAGTTGACGCATCCCGGCGTCGACGATCGGGAACCCGGTCCGCCCCTGCCGCCACGCGGCGAACGCATCCTCGGCGTCCGGTCCGGTGTCGTGACGCAGCGCGTCGAACCGCCGGTTGTAGGCGGCCCGCACGGTGTCGGGACGACGGTGCAGAACGTCGGCGTAGAAGTCGCGCCAGCACAGTTCGCTGCGCAGTGTCGTCGCGCCGTCGTCCGAGCGGCCGCGCACGTCGTGCAGCAGCGTGCGCGGATGCACGCACCCGAACTTCAGGTAGGGCGACATCCGGCTGGTCGCGTCGAGATCCGGGCGGTCCCGGTCGAGGTGGTAGCGGTCGAGA from Prescottella sp. R16 includes these protein-coding regions:
- a CDS encoding TIGR01777 family oxidoreductase produces the protein MGIRFDSVVDAPRDEVFAWHARPGALQRLLPPWQPMHAISEASSLADGRAVLGLPGGLRWVAEHRPDAYDPPTCFVDALGADGWRSLPPRVIGRWRHEHHFEAVDDGSTRVTDRVDTPVPGRFLRQTFRYRHRQLADDLAVHRWARGHGMRPVTVAVTGASGLVGTALTAFLSTGGHRVIRLVRREPRHDGERRWDPDAPAADLLDGVDAVVHLAGASIAGRFTDEHRAAVRGSRIGPTRRLAECAAAAAHGPSTFVSASAIGLYGYDRGDEVLDETASRGDGFLAGVVADWEAATAPAAEGGLRVVTVRTGIVQTPRGGVLHLQRPLFAAGLGGRLGSGRQWLSWIDLDDLVDVYHRALVDSQLSGPVNAVAPGVVRNAEYTRALAHVLRRPAVLPVPALGPGALLGRQGARELALASQRVVPRRLLDAGHRFRRPALTDCLRHQLGRLGAIP
- a CDS encoding deoxyribodipyrimidine photo-lyase, yielding MSSLDLVWFRRDLRLHDLPTLLAAADSADTAAAVFVLDDRLLRPGPRSTFLLRCLRSLDAELDGRLIVARGDPVTVIPALARETGAGAVHVSADFAPYGARRDAAVEAALGDIPLVRTGSPYAVAPGRVRKADGGSYQVFTPFRRAWLDHGWRAPADTGRETVSWVDVDVPGLRVDVPADEETGVELPPAGEAAARARWRDFVVDGLDRYHLDRDRPDLDATSRMSPYLKFGCVHPRTLLHDVRGRSDDGATTLRSELCWRDFYADVLHRRPDTVRAAYNRRFDALRHDTGPDAEDAFAAWRQGRTGFPIVDAGMRQLLAEGWMHNRVRMIVASFLTKDLHVPWWWGARHFMDRLVDGDIASNQHGWQWTAGCGTDAAPYFRVFNPLTQGEKFDPTGDYVRRWVPELRGVTGKQVHRLPDGPPPGYPAPVVDHAEERREALARYGEI